A stretch of Lathyrus oleraceus cultivar Zhongwan6 chromosome 6, CAAS_Psat_ZW6_1.0, whole genome shotgun sequence DNA encodes these proteins:
- the LOC127094896 gene encoding uncharacterized protein LOC127094896, with protein MISWMTSESFKLKGLSEQVYNDFIRDAGIRLQARLAREAEEKARKEAGEKGRLEEEQRIREAEEKVVAAAATAKAEAKAKADAEEAARIAAEEVAKARADALTQGEQSNSGFSLLFLKTLEELQKEQQVVRARLDHQDSVNTNIQNLLTQLLQRMPPPPNPYALRLFVCCFFF; from the coding sequence ATGATcagttggatgacctctgaatCCTTCAAACTaaaaggcctctctgaacaagtctacaacgacttcatcagagatgctggTATAAGGCTCCAAGCTCGCTTGGCCAGAGAGGCTGAGGAAAAGGCCAGGAAGGAAGCAGGAGAGAAAGGTCGCCTGGAAGAAGAGCAGAGgatcagagaagctgaagaaaaggtTGTTGCTGCTGCGGCTACTGCTAAGGCTGAGGCAAAAGCAAAAGCTGACGCTGAAGAAGCAGCACGCATTGCTGCAGAGGAAGTTGCTAAGGCCAGGGCTGATGCTTTGACTCAGGGGGAGCAATCTAACTCTGGTTTTTCCCTTCTGTTCTTAAAGACTCTGGAGGAATTGCAAAAGGAACAACAAGTGGTACGAGCTAGGTTGGATCACCAGGATTCCGTCAACACCAACATTCAGAACCTGTTGACTCagctgctccaaaggatgccCCCGCCCCCAAACCCTTATGCACTTAGGCTCTTTGTTTGTTGCTTTTTCTTCTAA